Proteins co-encoded in one Musa acuminata AAA Group cultivar baxijiao unplaced genomic scaffold, Cavendish_Baxijiao_AAA HiC_scaffold_1077, whole genome shotgun sequence genomic window:
- the LOC135666170 gene encoding uncharacterized protein LOC135666170: MSAAAIACSRGAATFGFRCWSLMRLPAAQVGYPRSNLSLLQRFTSDESNGSRACLIDTLALVKKLEKEGVPSKQAEAITKVLNEIARSLGSKPEIQRDQHYPMLQRETEENLRVDIEKMRSELRSGLH; the protein is encoded by the exons ATGTCTGCGGCGGCTATCGCCTGCAGTAGAGGCGCCGCCACGTTCGGGTTTCGTTGCTGGTCGCTGATGCGGCTGCCGGCGGCGCAAGTCGGGTACCCTCGGTCCAATTTATCGCTGCTGCAGCGCTTCACTTCGGACGAGAGCAACGGGAGTAGGGCTTGCCTTATCGACACGCTCGCTCTG GTCAAGAAGTTGGAGAAGGAAGGGGTCCCGTCGAAGCAAGCGGAGGCCATAACGAAGGTTTTGAACGAGATCGCCCGCTCCCTTGGGTCCAAGCCCGAGATACAGAGG GATCAACACTATCCAATGCTGCAACGAGAGACTGAAGAAAATCTTCGAGTTGATATCGAGAAAATGCGTAGTGAACTTAGGTCTGGTTTGCATTGA